The Drosophila bipectinata strain 14024-0381.07 chromosome 2L, DbipHiC1v2, whole genome shotgun sequence genome has a segment encoding these proteins:
- the LOC108133301 gene encoding adenylyl cyclase X E-like isoform X3: MYREGSFYHTGKWKRRKSCKLRFSSESLWEPSYLKAKCKELGLEEEYLRYQIRLMISYLRVFFVLNIIVTALHCFVIIVFTNYKHSLIVDIPFFLVPSAAILLCLSINFFEQFVLRHRWVMTASSIAATIISVSADIGKCAYHYNWTLNNTFDTYNLCMIYMFLPITSLVLAVSLGSLVSLAYILYFLYCMAYMRFYSGDKEFGLATVDVFHYLCFNMLGMFFRMMNDALVRSSFLDRHQFMMEELWLRNARRQESMLLNSILPPQIAKSLQKSIKERIIETDNGLMFQRSRVHFSSLMAIQIHPDVSILYADVVNYTHLTTTLTVEKLVQVLHDLYARFDMAASMYKVQRIKFLGDCYYCVAGLSEPDPDHAICAVSLGIAMIANIQEVRKKRELNIDMRIGVHSGNLFAGVIGVAKLQLDIWGFK; encoded by the exons ATGTATAGGGAAGGTAGCTTTTATCACACGGGGAAGTGGAAGCGCCGTAAGTCCTGCAAGCTGCGCTTCTCGAGTGAGAGTTTGTGGGAGCCGTCCTATCTAAAG GCCAAATGCAAGGAGTTGGGTCTGGAGGAGGAATACTTGAGGTACCAGATCCGACTTATGATCAGTTACCTGCGCGTGTTCTTCGTTTTGAATATAATAGTCACCGCCCTTCATTGCTTTGTAATCATAGTTTTCACCAAT taCAAGCATTCGCTTATTGTCGACATACCATTCTTCTTAGTGCCCTCTGCTGCAATTCTTCTTTGTTTAAGTATCAATTTCTTTGAGCAGTTTGTTCTGCGCCACAGGTGGGTTATGACGGCTAGCTCGATTGCAGCTACCATTATTTCAGTGTCCGCAG ATATTGGTAAGTGCGCTTACCATTACAATTGGACGTTGAATAACACGTTCGATACCTATAATCTGTGCATGATATACATGTTTCTGCCAATAACCTCATTAGTCCTGGCCGTGTCCCTGGGCTCGTTAGTGAGCCTGGCTTACATTCTGTATTTCCTATACTGCATGGCATACATGCGCTTTTACAGCGGAGATAAAGAGTTCGGCCTTGCGACCGTAGACGTCTTCCACTACCTTTGCTTCAATATGCTGGGCATGTTCTTCCGCATGATGAACGACGCGCTTGTACGCTCCTCCTTCCTAGACCGCCACCAGTTCATGATGGAGGAGCTCTGGCTCCGGAACGCCCGCAGACAGGAGTCGATGCTGCTGAACAGCATTCTGCCGCCACAGATAGCCAAGTCCCTTCAGAAGTCCATCAAGGAACGGATCATAGAAACCGATAACGGTCTCATGTTTCAGCGATCCCGGGTGCACTTCTCCAGTCTCATGGCTATCCAGATACACCCGGACGTCAGTATCTTGTACGCGGATGTGGTTAACTACACCCATCTTACGACGACTCTCACAGTGGAAAAACTAGTCCAGGTTCTACATGATCTCTACGCCAGATTCGACATGGCGGCCTCAATGTACAAGGTCCAGCGCATAAAGTTTTTGGGTGACTGTTACTATTGTGTGGCGGGTCTAAGTGAGCCGGATCCTGATCATGCCATCTGTGCCGTGTCTCTGGGAATAGCTATGATTGCAAATATCCAGGAAGTTAG
- the LOC108133295 gene encoding adenylyl cyclase X E-like isoform X4, protein MRIGVHSGHLFAGVIGQAKLQFDVWGVDVNIANHLEATGEPGYVHVSSITLSNLDLNEYIVRPGPVKAQQDPVIQSYPMRTYLLTGVPQRDSVRRSESVPIIGFKLRSRIEQPLKERDVKLSEELSEEFKKMQTAGLDLRCCRRVKVERKSKHSNRDVEWCCGALPVFHDSHLEWSYINRTDYVLKYSICVSYIIGVVLVFNQATANRTICIACIYVDVILFLMLTVVLCIAWYKKFCFWKYHEEKEYNNLSCRIFSLWEKVQRSSARRIAVYLFILSIYFTYLSLSVVNCDLNMFELAFIENNLYDYVRDDAMCFRPWVFTNLMALIIGMTFTFAHIPFSLKTAIATLEVLVYLVLIYLEYPFIFHHSKTSFAFLPSEAAHCMRVLFTFFTFYIKEREVEFNAKTNFKLNNDLKNKQKDADLTNQSLVILLNNILPSHVVELYLTHLEKHELYYENYSMVSVMFASLINFEVNLKTLRVLNDLITEFDKLLNVYREYYVVEKIKVVGCTYMAACGLDFNLASLHLQESKAKLNFRLASLSHQESTHEESFDQVVLVMAYFALDLMRTLFECNRVYASKPFDRSLSATGICIGISSGKVMAGIVGASQPHYDIWGNPVNMASRMQSTGLVGKIQVTEESAFILRDFGISCTFRGMTYVKGVNEIPTYFVDIDSNYNFVELDNTAVERRMSLFQLDSTDSDAKMVSSTNGETT, encoded by the exons GAGTCGACGTGAACATTGCCAATCACTTAGAAGCTACCGGCGAACCGGGTTACGTCCACGTCAGTAGCATTACTTTGAGCAACTTGGACCTAAACGAATATATTGTTCGCCCGGGTCCTGTGAAAGCCCAACAGGATCCCGTGATTCAAAGCTATCCTATGCGCACATATCTTCTTACCGGTGTACCCCAAAGGGACTCCGTCAGACGGTCCGAATCTGTTCCAATCATAGGGTTCAAATTAAGATCTCGTATTGAGCAACCCTTAAAGGAGAGGGATGTAAAGTTGTCGGAGGAATTATCTGAGGAATTTAAAAAGATGCAAACCGCCGGTCTAGA TCTTAGATGTTGTCGCCGGGTTAAAGTTGAGCGAAAAAGCAAACATTCCAATCGTGACGTCGAATGGTGCTGTGGGGCCCTTCCGGTTTTCCATGATTCGCATCTTGAATGGAGCTATATCAACAGGACGGACTATGTTCTCAAGTACTCTATTTGCGTATCCTATATAATTGGGGTAGTCTTGGTCTTTAACCAGGCTACAGCTAACAGGACCATTTGCATAGCGTGCATTTATGTTGAtgttatattgtttttaatgctGACCGTAGTGCTTTGCATTGCTTGGTACAAAAAATTTTGCTTTTGGAAATACCATGAGGAAAAGGAATATAACAACTTGAGCTGCAGGATTTTTTCACTTTGGGAGAAGGTTCAGCGCAGTTCAGCGCGACGGATCGCGGTGTACCTATTTATTTTGAGCATATACTTCACGTATTTGTCTCTCTCGGTG GTTAATTGTGACCTCAATATGTTTGAGTTAGCTTTCATAGAGAACAACCTTTACGACTACGTAAGGGATGATGCGATGTGCTTTCGACCATGGGTATTCACCAACCTAATGGCTCTAATCATTGGAATGACGTTTACATTCGCTCACATTCCCTTCTCACTGAAAACAGCAATCGCGACTCTGGAGGTCTTGGTCTACCTGGTACTAATATATTTGGAGTACCCTTTTATATTCCATCACAGCAAAACATCGTTTGCATTTCTTCCCTCGGAAGCCGCCCACTGCATGCGTGTCCTGTTCACCTTTTTCACATTTTATATCAAGGAACGAGAGGTCGAGTTTAACGCTAAGACGAACTTCAA ATTAAATAATGACCTAAAAAACAAGCAAAAAGATGCCGACTTAACCAACCAATCTCTAGTGATCCTCCTCAATAATATTCTTCCCTCGCACGTCG TTGAATTATACCTGACCCATTTGGAGAAGCACGAGCTCTATTATGAAAACTACTCGATGGTCTCGGTGATGTTCGCCTCGTTAATCAATTTTgaagtaaatttaaaaaccctACGAGTATTAAACGACCTTATAACAGAGTTTGACAAATTG TTGAACGTCTACAGGGAATACTACGTGGTTGAGAAGATCAAGGTTGTGGGCTGCACCTACATGGCTGCCTGTGGGCTAGATTTTAACCTGGCCTCATTACATCTACAAGAAAGCAAGGCAAAATTGAACT TTCGATTAGCAAGCCTATCGCATCAAGAAAGCACACATGAAGAAAGTTTCGACCAAGTTGTCTTGGTAATGGCCTACTTCGCCCTGGACCTGATGCGCACCCTTTTCGAGTGTAACAGGGTCTACGCTAGCAAGCCCTTTGACCGTAGTCTGTCGGCCACCGGGATCTGCATCGGAATCTCGAGTGGAAAAGTAATGGCCGGAATCGTGGGCGCCTCCCAACCCCACTACGACATCTGGGGAAATCCCGTCAATATGGCTTCCCGAATGCAGTCCACTGGTTTAGTGGGAAAGATCCAGGTTACCGAAGAATCAGCCTTCATTTTGCGAGATTTCGGGATCAGTTGCACATTTCGTGGCATGACCTATGTGAAGGGAGTTAATGAAATCCCCACGTACTTCGTGGACATAGACTCCAATTATAACTTTGTTGAATTAGATAACACTGCAGTCGAACGAAGAATGTCCCTCTTCCAGTTAGACTCCACCGATAGCGATGCGAAAATGGTTTCAAGCACTAACGGAGAGACTACataa